One region of Bacillus pumilus genomic DNA includes:
- a CDS encoding C39 family peptidase, translating to MTVKQISGIHPYNDLFYRSCFFNCFFPIVKLHDQEVFPYLLNDQFAYGLTENGLLQIDWMSAHDPEKIMNLQGIQVEKMTYCPNLIEKVKQDVRRDRPVIVWVDPYVQRGRKEYLTTHSRHSILMTGFDENQQIFQVLENRHLDNLSYEHQVLSFKDVQKGYDTFHDHFQPNDQFHSYAAFYFDPDKLSTELFDQKTTYFLRNMHGQIDVIEKGITALETFYEQFSQWDDIEKLVASFNQIINTKKIELYRLNLIKGDLPELVGWMERILAEWEKARHQAAKLLFSGEMSSRYQANIKASLEQIIHDEKHWLEALAIKCKRECGVS from the coding sequence ATGACCGTCAAACAGATTTCGGGCATTCATCCTTATAATGATTTGTTTTATCGTAGCTGTTTTTTCAATTGCTTTTTTCCAATTGTGAAGCTGCATGATCAAGAAGTTTTTCCATACTTATTAAATGATCAATTTGCCTACGGGCTTACAGAGAATGGCTTGCTACAGATTGACTGGATGTCGGCACACGATCCAGAAAAGATTATGAATTTACAAGGCATTCAAGTGGAAAAAATGACGTATTGTCCCAACCTCATTGAAAAGGTCAAACAAGATGTGAGGCGTGACCGCCCGGTAATTGTATGGGTAGACCCCTACGTTCAGCGAGGCAGAAAAGAGTATTTGACAACCCATAGCCGTCATTCCATTTTAATGACTGGATTCGATGAAAATCAGCAAATCTTTCAAGTATTAGAGAATCGGCATTTAGATAATTTGTCTTATGAGCATCAAGTGCTGTCATTTAAAGATGTACAGAAAGGATATGACACCTTTCATGATCATTTTCAGCCGAATGATCAATTTCATTCCTATGCGGCCTTCTACTTTGATCCAGACAAACTCTCGACTGAGTTATTTGATCAAAAAACGACTTATTTCCTGAGAAATATGCATGGTCAGATTGACGTAATAGAAAAAGGAATCACAGCTCTTGAAACATTTTATGAGCAGTTTTCGCAATGGGATGATATCGAGAAGCTCGTGGCATCTTTCAATCAGATCATCAATACGAAGAAAATAGAGCTGTATCGGCTGAATCTCATCAAAGGCGATCTACCTGAGCTGGTGGGATGGATGGAACGTATTTTAGCAGAATGGGAGAAAGCAAGGCATCAGGCAGCAAAACTCCTTTTTTCAGGTGAGATGTCTAGTAGGTACCAAGCCAATATCAAAGCTTCTTTAGAACAGATCATCCATGATGAAAAACACTGGCTGGAAGCGTTGGCAATCAAATGCAAAAGGGAGTGTGGCGTGTCGTGA
- a CDS encoding thioesterase II family protein, which produces MKLFCLPYAGGASTVFSTWKSYIDRSIEIHALELPGHGTRMTEPVLTDLQQVADDLYVQASSSLKEGEPYAIFGHSMGAVLAYELQKRMKTRLNREPVHVFYSGRFPPHIPEKKVYHQLSDSKLKEAIIEMGGVPEELADNHAVLDFFLPILRADFQLLETYLCDEVVPAACPISIFYGTRDLPSVLFDLDDWDQYTSEDCAFFEFDGDHFFIHSFTNEVVEKINVILKRIGVLEK; this is translated from the coding sequence GTGAAGTTATTTTGCTTACCGTACGCAGGAGGAGCCAGTACCGTATTCAGTACGTGGAAATCTTATATAGACCGGTCGATAGAAATTCATGCCCTTGAACTCCCTGGGCACGGGACAAGAATGACAGAGCCTGTACTAACCGATTTACAGCAGGTCGCAGATGATCTTTATGTACAGGCGTCCTCCTCCTTAAAAGAAGGAGAGCCCTATGCCATTTTCGGTCATAGTATGGGAGCCGTCCTTGCATATGAATTACAAAAAAGAATGAAAACAAGGTTAAACAGAGAGCCTGTTCATGTCTTTTATTCTGGGCGCTTCCCGCCACATATTCCAGAAAAGAAAGTCTATCATCAGCTGTCAGATTCCAAATTAAAAGAAGCGATCATTGAGATGGGAGGCGTTCCTGAGGAACTTGCTGATAACCATGCAGTGCTTGATTTCTTTCTGCCGATTTTAAGAGCAGACTTTCAGCTTTTGGAGACCTATTTGTGTGATGAAGTCGTTCCAGCTGCTTGTCCAATTTCTATTTTTTATGGTACACGTGATTTGCCTTCTGTGCTGTTCGATTTAGACGATTGGGATCAATATACAAGCGAAGATTGTGCGTTTTTCGAATTCGATGGAGATCACTTTTTTATTCATTCATTCACAAATGAAGTCGTTGAAAAAATCAATGTCATTTTAAAGCGAATTGGAGTGTTGGAGAAATGA
- a CDS encoding 3-hydroxyacyl-CoA dehydrogenase family protein has translation MNTKHVGVIGAGVMGADMALDLSANGYQVTLVDVTEEKLNEALEKIKKTYQLVQFVRKKKISLSLEDVLSQIQLSTSLEGLHDAHIVIENVTEDWEIKKPIYEELRDICAKETIYFVNTSCISITKVGSLMHHPENVIGAHFMNPVPLKALVEVIRGKATSDDTVETAKDFLKSFDKTPVVVHDFPGFVSNRVLMLTINEAIWAVQDQVATPADVDKIFRGGFGHKMGPLATGDLIGLDTILNSLLVLYESYKDPKFRPCPLLVKMVDAGEYGKKSGKGFFQYDM, from the coding sequence ATGAACACGAAGCACGTAGGCGTGATTGGAGCAGGTGTCATGGGGGCTGATATGGCATTAGACCTTTCAGCAAATGGCTATCAAGTCACATTAGTTGATGTCACAGAAGAAAAGTTAAACGAAGCGCTAGAAAAAATTAAGAAGACCTATCAATTGGTTCAATTTGTGAGAAAGAAGAAAATCTCATTGTCTTTAGAAGATGTATTGTCTCAAATCCAGCTGTCAACTTCACTTGAAGGATTACATGACGCGCATATCGTCATTGAAAATGTGACGGAAGATTGGGAGATTAAAAAACCTATTTATGAAGAGCTACGAGATATTTGTGCGAAAGAAACCATCTATTTTGTAAACACAAGCTGTATCTCCATCACAAAGGTAGGGTCTCTTATGCACCACCCTGAGAATGTCATTGGGGCGCACTTTATGAACCCTGTTCCTCTTAAAGCGCTAGTTGAAGTTATTAGAGGTAAAGCAACTTCTGATGACACAGTGGAAACGGCAAAAGATTTCTTGAAATCGTTTGATAAAACACCAGTTGTGGTGCATGATTTTCCGGGATTTGTTTCCAATCGTGTGCTGATGCTGACAATCAACGAAGCGATTTGGGCGGTGCAAGATCAAGTCGCTACGCCAGCGGATGTCGATAAAATTTTCCGCGGAGGTTTCGGTCATAAAATGGGACCACTTGCGACAGGAGACTTAATTGGGCTTGATACGATTTTGAATTCATTGCTTGTTTTATACGAGAGCTACAAAGATCCGAAGTTCCGTCCATGTCCTCTGCTTGTCAAAATGGTTGATGCAGGCGAGTACGGCAAAAAATCAGGCAAGGGCTTTTTCCAATATGACATGTGA
- a CDS encoding HAD-IIIC family phosphatase — MAKQIKCVVWDLDHTLWDGILLESDEVTLKPSMKEVLTELDERGILLSIASRNDEAAVKEKLSAFGIEHFFLYPEIHWNAKSSSLKRISERLNIHKDTILFIDDQPFEREEVKAVHPEITCWDAVDYLSLLTDDRLRPVFITEDARRRRRMYLEADKRQQEEEKYEGPPEKFLASLHMKFVISEAGEQDLQRAEELTVRTNQLNASGKTYDYEELDFFRQSDSHLLLVCELEDKFGSYGKIGLSLIEETGDTWHVKLLLMSCRVMSRGVGTILLTTILQEAKKRGKRLVADFKQTDRNRMMYITYKFANFKEIEKGENGYILFENDLSMIQPFPEYVDVNIELNQKDPAKQ; from the coding sequence ATGGCTAAGCAAATTAAGTGTGTTGTCTGGGATTTAGATCATACATTATGGGATGGAATTTTACTTGAGTCAGATGAAGTGACGTTAAAACCATCGATGAAGGAAGTACTAACAGAGTTAGATGAGCGCGGCATCCTTCTTTCTATAGCAAGCCGGAACGATGAAGCAGCCGTGAAGGAAAAGCTTTCTGCCTTTGGAATCGAACATTTCTTTCTCTATCCAGAGATTCATTGGAATGCCAAATCTAGTTCATTAAAGAGAATTAGCGAGCGCCTAAATATTCATAAAGATACCATTCTCTTTATTGATGATCAGCCATTTGAACGAGAAGAAGTGAAGGCTGTTCATCCAGAGATTACGTGCTGGGATGCAGTGGATTATCTGTCATTACTCACTGATGATCGGCTGCGTCCAGTCTTTATCACAGAAGATGCTAGACGACGCAGAAGAATGTACTTAGAAGCGGACAAAAGGCAGCAGGAAGAAGAGAAATATGAAGGGCCGCCTGAGAAATTCTTGGCGTCTTTACATATGAAATTCGTGATATCAGAAGCAGGAGAACAAGACCTCCAGCGTGCTGAAGAATTGACCGTCCGTACCAATCAATTAAATGCGAGCGGGAAAACCTACGATTATGAGGAGCTTGATTTCTTCCGTCAATCAGATTCTCACTTGCTGCTTGTCTGTGAACTTGAAGATAAATTCGGTTCCTATGGAAAAATTGGACTCTCATTAATAGAAGAAACAGGTGACACATGGCATGTCAAACTGCTGCTTATGTCTTGCCGCGTCATGTCTCGTGGTGTCGGGACCATCTTACTTACAACGATTTTGCAAGAAGCGAAAAAGCGAGGAAAGCGGCTTGTCGCTGACTTTAAACAAACCGACCGAAACCGCATGATGTACATCACATATAAGTTTGCCAATTTCAAAGAAATCGAGAAGGGGGAGAACGGCTATATCTTGTTTGAGAATGATTTAAGCATGATTCAGCCTTTCCCAGAATACGTAGATGTCAATATTGAATTAAATCAGAAAGACCCGGCCAAACAATAA
- a CDS encoding acyl carrier protein: MNLHEQVRAYIEQNLVVFDEEIELGNDDHIFEQGFVNSLFAMKLVNYIEHDFQFQLDNEDLDIAHFSTVNRIVALIERKQQGAALHENS; this comes from the coding sequence ATGAACCTACACGAACAAGTAAGAGCCTATATCGAGCAAAACCTAGTGGTATTTGATGAGGAAATTGAGCTTGGAAATGATGATCATATTTTTGAACAAGGCTTTGTGAATTCTCTATTTGCGATGAAACTAGTGAACTATATCGAACATGACTTTCAATTCCAATTAGATAACGAAGACCTCGACATTGCTCATTTTAGTACCGTCAATCGCATTGTCGCCTTAATTGAGAGAAAACAACAGGGGGCGGCTCTTCATGAAAACAGCTGA
- a CDS encoding acyl-CoA dehydrogenase family protein, giving the protein MKTAEQTINAIEEIRQYCDEHIRPFANEFDETEHLPESLIRDMAKRGYLAAGIPSSYQGLGLDPIAYGQFTEQVGKACCNVRTLLTVNSLVGEAILRYGTEDQKQGWLVELAKGEKIGAFALSEPNIGSDANHVETSYQKEGQSYVLNGKKKWISFGAIADFFIVIARDGEQVTAFLVDRDQPGVEIERITGMMANRASYLAEITLDHVQVHEDCVLGPVGGGFNHVVSLALDHGRYSVAWAGLAIAQEAVDSLVTYSRKRTQFNEKLYKHQMIKGMIGDAVTQLHAARALCLKAGEMREANHPDAITETSIAKYFTSKIAVDITNTNVQIHGGSGFSRENSASRLYREAKVLEIIEGTSQIQQQVIANYGLRHYFVKHS; this is encoded by the coding sequence ATGAAAACAGCTGAACAAACGATCAATGCCATTGAAGAAATACGACAGTATTGCGATGAACATATCCGTCCGTTTGCCAATGAATTCGATGAGACGGAACATTTGCCAGAGTCGCTGATTCGAGATATGGCGAAACGAGGCTACTTGGCAGCAGGTATCCCGTCTTCCTATCAAGGGCTGGGGCTTGATCCAATCGCATATGGACAGTTTACGGAACAAGTGGGAAAAGCTTGCTGTAATGTCCGGACATTATTGACAGTGAATTCACTTGTAGGAGAAGCCATTCTTCGTTATGGAACAGAAGATCAAAAACAAGGCTGGCTCGTTGAATTAGCTAAAGGAGAAAAAATCGGTGCCTTTGCTTTGTCAGAGCCGAATATTGGTTCAGATGCCAATCATGTTGAAACAAGCTATCAAAAGGAAGGACAATCCTATGTATTAAATGGGAAGAAAAAGTGGATTTCCTTTGGAGCGATTGCCGATTTCTTTATTGTGATTGCAAGAGACGGTGAACAAGTCACAGCATTCCTTGTCGATCGAGATCAGCCGGGTGTAGAGATTGAGAGAATTACAGGAATGATGGCCAACCGAGCGTCATATTTAGCGGAAATCACCCTCGATCATGTCCAGGTGCATGAAGACTGTGTCTTAGGACCAGTTGGGGGCGGATTTAACCATGTGGTGTCACTCGCATTAGACCATGGAAGATACAGTGTCGCTTGGGCAGGGCTTGCCATTGCACAAGAAGCCGTTGATTCTCTTGTTACGTATTCACGTAAAAGAACACAATTTAATGAGAAATTGTACAAGCATCAAATGATCAAAGGCATGATCGGAGATGCGGTGACCCAGCTCCATGCAGCGAGAGCCTTATGCCTAAAGGCTGGGGAAATGAGAGAAGCGAATCATCCTGATGCAATCACAGAAACATCCATTGCAAAATATTTCACCTCTAAAATCGCTGTGGACATTACAAATACAAATGTCCAAATTCATGGCGGGAGTGGATTTAGCCGGGAAAACTCAGCTTCAAGACTATATCGTGAAGCGAAGGTGCTTGAAATTATTGAAGGAACTTCGCAAATTCAGCAACAGGTTATTGCTAACTATGGTTTACGCCATTATTTCGTGAAACATTCTTAG